CCGCAGCTGTGCGGTCGTGTCCAGCTCCGGCCAGATGCTGGGCTCGGGCCTGGGCACCGAGATCGACAGTGCTGAGTGCGTGCTTCGCATGAACCAGGCACCTACTGCGGGCTTTGAGGCGGATGTGGGCCGTCGCAGCACCCTGCGCGTCATCTCGCACACTACGGTGCCGCTGCTGCTGCGCAACTACTCGCACTACTTCCAGCAGGCCCGAGACACCCTCTACATGGTGTGGGGCCAGGGCAGGCACATGGACCGGGCCCTCGGTGGCCGCACCTACCGCACGCTGTTGCAGCTCACCAAGATGTACCCAGGCCTGCAGGTGTACACCTTCACTGAGCGTATGATGGCCTACTGCGACCAGATCTTCCAGGACGAGACGGGCAAGAACCGGTGAGCCTGGGGCCTGCCTGCCTGCAGAGTTCTTCCTGGCGCTTGGGGAAGGGCATTGATGGAGCAGACAGGTCCTGCCTTCTCATGGGGCGGATCTAGAATCCCAAATGGTGGTGAAGGAGAttgggtgattctcctgcctcagcctctcaagtagctgggactacagcacctgaTGGAGAGTGCTGGCCAGAATGGGGAGGGCTCAGTGAGCAGtgcctttttggtttttttttttagagacagagtctcactttatggccctccatagagtgccgtggcgtcacatctcacagcaacctccaactcctgggcttaggcgattgtcttgcctcagaagcccgagtagctgggactacaggtgcccaccagaacgtccggctatttttatgttgcagtttggccagggctgggttcgaacctaccaccctctgtatctggggccagcgccctacccactgagccataggtgccgccccatgcACTGCCTTTTGGAAGGGATGCTCTGAAATCTGACTTGGTTTCTGACATCCCTTCAGATAATCAAAGTATCAGTTACAGCAATAACAGGTCTCTTCACGCACCAGGCGTTGGTTTAAGCCCTCTGCATTCAAGGCCTCATTTTATCCCATACCCAGGAAACACCCTGACCTCTGCTGGCCCCTCCTACACACCCTTGCTTCTCCcctagcctccagaactcagGAAATGGAACCATCCACCTTGGCATTTTAGCTAAAAACTTGGGCTGAGCCCCTGACACCTCTTGTACTGTCATCTGCCATAGGCTGTGGCCCTGGGTGCCTAGATCAAAGCCACTATCCTCTCCTGCCCTCTAAGCAGCCCCTGGCTGGTCTCCCTGCTACCTCCCTTGGCCTTGCCATCTGAGCTCTTCAACTGCAATGAATTCAGCAGCTTTGTGCCTCAGGgagaatgaagtcccattttcccacctcctcctctcctgtGGTCTGCAAGTCTGTATGACCCACCCCTGCCTGCCCCTGTCGTCTCGCTGCTTCATTCACGTGGTTGCAGTCATATTGGCCTTCTGGGGCTTCTGAGAGACCCATGCTTATTTCTACCTGGAGGACTTTGCGCATgccattccctctgcctggaatgggTGTTCTTCTCCCTTATCATCTCATGACTGCCTCCTCTTCTCAGATCTGGGTGAAATGTTACCTCTTCAGGGAAGCCCTCCCTGGCTATTCCATCTAAAAGCCCACCTCCTGCCCTGACATTCTTTGTCCTattcctttgtttccttgtcttggcaGTAGCCCTTCCCTTGGGAATGTTATCACTAGGTGTGGGGCGTCCAGGGCAAGCACAGGGCATGAGAGGTGTGAGTTTGAATGAATAAACCAATTCATGTCCCCTCtagggaggtcgaggtgggtggccCTCAGCTGGGAGGGTATCCAGTGCTGCTGCTCTAGAGAGCTGAGGCCTGGGACCACACGGCCCCTCACTGCAAGTGGGGGAGTGGAGGCTGTGGGGCAGGGCTGGCCTGACATTGTTTCTCATAACTACCTAGAATTTTCCTTATTTCACAGGTAGGtcatgaggctcagagaggttaacaaGCAAATCTGATGCCCAACAGCAGAGTCAGGGTTTGAATGGAAGACCATTTTGAAGACCGGACAAACACCCCAACTTTCAATTACTGTGCTGTGCTGTCTCCCCAGGTCTGGTCCCTTAGATGAGGAAAGGATCTGGCCAGAGCCCCCACACCCATCACCCAGGAGTTTGCTCAGGCCCTGCAAAGCACAGCTTGGCTTAAGCCTTATTGGGCTGGTGGAGAGCTGACCAGGCCTAGGTTTATGTCCAGGTCTACCTTTGGGCCCCGGATGCCTTGGGCTGACTCTGTCTGCACCCTGCTTACCCTGGGCACCTTCTGTACAGGTTGAGGTGAGGGATCCTTGGCTAGGAAGTACCAAGTGCCACTTCCCTGAGAGGGCTGAGGCCTGAGGCTGCCACAAGGCCCCTTGCTCCATGTTGGGTGTTGGAGATGAGCCCGCTGACGGTgtccctccaccctccaccctcaccctCAGGAGGCAGTCAGGCTCCTTTCTCAGCACCGGCTGGTTCACCATGATCCTTGCCCTGGAGTTGTGTGAGGAGATCGTGGTCTATGGAATGGTCAGCGGCAGCTACTGCAGGTCAGACCAGCCAGGCCGTGGGctggaggggaggtggggagggccaTGGGCCCCTGCCCAGGCCTAAGGCCAGAGGACTTAGGAGCTATGGGGGCACGGAGTGTGTGGGCTTCAcggtgggaagctgaggcggcaGGCCTTGGGAAGGAGCTCAGTCCCTGGAAGGGGCTCCCATACCCAAGCCAGCGCTGCGAGGGTGATCTCCGGCCAGTCATACCACCCCCCAGGAGCCTCCACCTCCTCATGTGTAAACTAGGGGAAAGAATGGTGGCTTCCTTAGATGGTTGCTGAAACACCAAGGGAGAGAATAATCTACAAAAGTGCTCACCACAAATCAGGGCGTATCAGTGATCTACTACATATAAGTTCTacatttgataatattttgtCATCATAACATCAAGTTCAGATACGGTTATggtattaaaatgttattatatttCAACATTATTATAACTAATGAATTCAGAAAAGGTCCCACGTTTTCACCTCATGTTCTTTGGCTTGTTGTGTACACGGTGAGATGGCAGTGTGTGTATGCCCCAGTTGTGGCCTTGGCCTCACCGCTGGCCTCTGTGATGCTGATGGGAAGGTGGGTGGGAATGTAGGGTTGGTGGCTCTGTGCCATGGGAGCCCAGTACCAGCAGGGTGCTTTGCAGCCTCACCTTTTGACTTTATACTCTCATCCTGGAAGGTGGGTGTCGCCATCTCCATTTCACAGGTGGGCTCTTGAGGCTCATGGGGTACATCTCTCTCCCAGAGTCACCCAGCTTgcaagaggcagagctggggcttGAATCTTGGCCTGGGGGATCTGAGGGCTGCACTGCTCCTCCTGTCTGTCCTGGGACCCGGCATGGGTCTCTGAGGTGGTGGCAGGTTCTGGGGCAGGTGGGCGGGTTTTGTACCTGTCCCACAGCAGCGCTGCTCCCCACCCCTTAGGGAGAAGAGCCACCCCTCGGTGCCTTACCACTACTTTGAGAAGGGCCGGCTGGATGAGTGTCAGATGTACCTGGCACATGAGCAAGCACCCCGAAGTGCCCACCGCTTCATCACTGAGAAGGCTGTTTTCTCCCGCTGGGCCAAGAAGAGGCCCATCGTGTTCGCCCACCCATCCTGGAAGACTGAGTGGCCCTGACACCTGACCAGCTGCCTCGCCTTCTCCAGGCCTCTGTCCCATCCCAGGCCAGTCACTACACTCCATTGAAAACATTTATCTTGTGGATCCTGCCTCCTACCACATGCCGAGTGGACCTAGGTTTCTTTTTGCCCTACCCTGAGAACACCTGGAGCCATCTCGGACCTCATGACTTGAAGGGGAATGAAAGGGGGTGCCCTCGTCTCCACTCCACTCCCCAAGCAATCTATAGCACTTTGAGGTTCATCCCACCTCCTGGTCAATCAAGTGGCCTTTGACCCTGGGGCTCATGGCCCACCACTCACCAGCATCATGACTTTGTGCCAGTCTCCGTCCTCCCCTTCCCAGCTGCCTTTGGTGCCACACTTCTCAGGCCAGTTCCCTGGCTGGGGCACTGAGAGCCTGGGGTCTGCTGGTTGAACTGGCCTTTGAGCCTGACTGCCAAGGCCATATCAGGAGCGTATGGGTAAAAGCGTGTTTTTTGCACACTGTCTCTAGCgtgatgggggtggggtaggggtaAGGGCTTC
This region of Nycticebus coucang isolate mNycCou1 chromosome 2, mNycCou1.pri, whole genome shotgun sequence genomic DNA includes:
- the ST6GALNAC4 gene encoding alpha-N-acetyl-neuraminyl-2,3-beta-galactosyl-1,3-N-acetyl-galactosaminide alpha-2,6-sialyltransferase, producing MKTQGRLLLILLCSLVFSAVYIILCCWACLPLCLATCLDHHFPPGSRPTVPGTLHFSGYSSVPDGKPLVREQCRSCAVVSSSGQMLGSGLGTEIDSAECVLRMNQAPTAGFEADVGRRSTLRVISHTTVPLLLRNYSHYFQQARDTLYMVWGQGRHMDRALGGRTYRTLLQLTKMYPGLQVYTFTERMMAYCDQIFQDETGKNRRQSGSFLSTGWFTMILALELCEEIVVYGMVSGSYCREKSHPSVPYHYFEKGRLDECQMYLAHEQAPRSAHRFITEKAVFSRWAKKRPIVFAHPSWKTEWP